CATCTTCCAATCCAACCTCGGCGATAGCGCCCAGCAGGAATTTGTCGCCAGCCCGAACCAGAAGCGGTTCGAAACCGACCTTGGAATGAAGGTCCTGAACGAATTCGACCATTATGCCGGTATCGAGCAGGCATCGATCGACGCCTGCCTGCGGGCACTATCCCAACAAGATGCGGCCGAGTGAGATCGCGCGACCATAGAGGTCGCGCCGCAGGCCCGGATCAAAGACAAGTGGAGTTATGAGATGAACATCGCAGCAAAGACCCCTTCCGTTGCAGCCGAAGCTGCCGCCATTCTCGAAAAGCTCGGCGTCGACAAGGCGCTGTATACTGAGGGCGACATGCCCTCCTACTCTCCGGTCACTGGCGAGAAGATCGGCAGCCTCAAGACCGTTTCGGCCGATGAAGCGGCGAAGAAAATCGAGAACGCCCACGCCGCATTCCGCGCCTGGCGCCTCGTGCCGGCGCCGAAGCGCGGCGAACTGGTGCGCCTGCTCGGCGAAGAGCTGCGTGCCGCCAAGGACGATCTCGGCCGCCTGGTTTCGATCGAAGCCGGCAAGATTCGCTCCGAAGGCCTCGGCGAAGTGCAGGAAATGATCGACATCTGCGACTTCGCCGTCGGTCTTTCCCGCCAGCTCTATGGTCTCACGATCGCCACCGAACGTCCGGGCCATCGCATGATGGAAACCTGGCATCCGCTCGGCGTCGTCGGCATCATCTCTGCTTTTAATTTCCCGGTCGCGGTCTGGTCGTGGAACGCAGCGCTGGCGCTGATCTGCGGCGACGCCGTCGTCTGGAAGCCGTCGGAAAAGACGCCGCTGACCGCACTTGCCTCGCAGGCAATCCTCGATCGCGCACTTGCCCGCTTCGGCGATGCGCCGGAGGGCTTGTCGCAGGTTCTGATCGGCGATCGGGCGATCGGCGAAATCCTCGTCGACCATCCGAAGGTGCCGCTCATTTCAGCAACCGGCTCGACGCGCATGGGCCGTGAGGTTGGACCCCGGCTTGCCAAGCGCTTTGCCCGCGCCATTCTTGAGCTTGGCGGCAACAATGCCGGCATCGTCTGCCCGTCGGCCGATCTCGACATGGCGCTGCGCGCCATCGCCTTCGGCGCCATGGGCACGGCCGGCCAGCGCTGCACGACGCTGCGTCGTCTCTTCGTCCACAGAAGTGTCTATGATCAGCTCGTACCGCGGCTGAAGAAGGCCTATCAGAGCGTCTCGGTCGGCGATCCCCTGCATTCCTCCGCTCTCGTCGGCCCACTGATCGACAAGGCGGCGTTCGATGGCATGCAGAAGGCGATCGCCGAAGCCAAGGCTCACGGCGGCTCTGTCACCGGCGGCGAGCGGATCGATGTCAGCCATGCCGACAGCTATTACGCAAAGCCGGCGCTGGTGGAAATGCCGAAGCAGGCAGGCCCGGTCTTCGAAGAGACCTTCGCGCCCATCCTCTACGTCATGCCCTATGACGATTTCGACGCGGTCATCGATAAGCACAACGCGGTTGCCGCCGGCCTGTCGTCCTCGATCTTCACCCGCGACATGCAGGAATCCGAACGCTTCCTCGCGGCTGACGGATCGGATTGCGGCATCGCCAACGTCAATATCGGCACCTCGGGTGCTGAAATCGGCGGCGCATTCGGCGGCGAAAAGGAAACCGGCGGCGGCCGCGAATCCGGCTCCGACGCCTGGAGGGCCTATATGCGCAGGGCAACCAATACCGTGAACTACTCCAAGGCCCTGCCGCTGGCGCAGGGTGTCTCCTTCGACATCGAGTAAGCTCCATGACGGTCGCCACGAAAATCGAAGAGGCCGGCTTTTAGCCCGCTTCGCGCATCGCCTCCATCGGCGTCTCCACCATTCTTCAGATCGGCGCGCGCGCCAATGCGATGAAGCGGGAAGGCCTGCCCGTCATCATTCTCGGCGCCGGCGAGCCGGATTTCGACACGCCCGACAATGTCAAGGAAGCTGCCAAGGCAGCGATTTATCGCGGCGAAACGAAATATACCGCGCTCGACGGTACGCCGGAGCTGAAGAAGGCGATCGCCGGAAAATTCCAGCGCGAGAACGGCATCGACTAAGCACTCGACGAAATCACCGTGGCGACGGGCGCAAAGCAGATCCTGTTCAACGCCTTCATGGCCTTGCTCAATCCGGGCGGTGGAAGCAGGGAGTGGCAAAGGTCCTTCAGATTCCAGCATACCACTCGTAACCGCGATCTTCCCAGAAGCCGCCATTGCCGCCCCAGAGGTCGTCGAACTTGTCGCGGATCTCGATCCGCATAAGGTATTTTGCATTTTTGTAACCGAGGTGACGCTCGACACGCAGGCGCAACGGCGCGCCATGCTCGACTTCCAGATCCTTGCCGTTCAGTGAGTAGGCCAGGATCGATTGCGGATGAAACGCATCGATCAGGTCGATGCTCTCATAATAGCGGCCACTGCCATCAAGCGTTTGCTCCAGTTCA
Above is a window of Rhizobium sp. CCGE531 DNA encoding:
- a CDS encoding aldehyde dehydrogenase family protein — its product is MNIAAKTPSVAAEAAAILEKLGVDKALYTEGDMPSYSPVTGEKIGSLKTVSADEAAKKIENAHAAFRAWRLVPAPKRGELVRLLGEELRAAKDDLGRLVSIEAGKIRSEGLGEVQEMIDICDFAVGLSRQLYGLTIATERPGHRMMETWHPLGVVGIISAFNFPVAVWSWNAALALICGDAVVWKPSEKTPLTALASQAILDRALARFGDAPEGLSQVLIGDRAIGEILVDHPKVPLISATGSTRMGREVGPRLAKRFARAILELGGNNAGIVCPSADLDMALRAIAFGAMGTAGQRCTTLRRLFVHRSVYDQLVPRLKKAYQSVSVGDPLHSSALVGPLIDKAAFDGMQKAIAEAKAHGGSVTGGERIDVSHADSYYAKPALVEMPKQAGPVFEETFAPILYVMPYDDFDAVIDKHNAVAAGLSSSIFTRDMQESERFLAADGSDCGIANVNIGTSGAEIGGAFGGEKETGGGRESGSDAWRAYMRRATNTVNYSKALPLAQGVSFDIE